The following coding sequences are from one Pseudonocardia sp. HH130630-07 window:
- a CDS encoding acetoacetate--CoA ligase — MSSAQPGSSAQSGPAVGDPGAPELLWSPDPEQVPQSEIVAFATWVRDERGAPVTDVTDYEQLHAWSVADTEGFWSAVAEYCGVLFHDHPTATLGSREMPGARWFPGATLNYAEHALTPAPGRADDDVAVEFAREDGLERTVTHAELREEVARARAGLVRAGVGAGDRVVALAPNSVETLVAFLATASLGAIWSSCSPDFGARAVHDRFAQIEPAVLITVDGYRYNGKGYDIRENVASLQRQMPSLRETVLVPYLDPGASLDGTTSWAEFTAVTAPLEFTAVPFDHPLWVLYSSGTTGLPKGIVHGHGGIVVEHLKAMRLQHGLGPGDRFFWFTTTGWMMWNFLVGGLLAGATVVLFDGSPGHPDLGALWALAAKHRVSLFGVSAPYIQSCMKAGLRPGDDHDLSQMRALGSTGAPLSVEGFRWIGDAAGRHIQICSVSGGTDVCAAFLTSAPTVGVWLGELSCAALGADVRSYGEDGTDLLDDVGELVITGPTPSMPVMFWNDPDGSRLRESYFEDFPGRWRHGDWVRRTPRNSFVIYGRSDSTLNRGGVRMGTADFYSVVEGLDGIADSLVIDTTALGAREEGALLCFLVLDEGVELPDVEPALRSALRSELSPRHVPDRFVVVDAVPRTLNGKKCEVPVKKILSGADPEKAVSAGALQNPDALTPFIELAGR, encoded by the coding sequence ATGTCGTCAGCGCAGCCAGGGTCGTCAGCGCAGTCGGGGCCGGCCGTGGGCGATCCCGGCGCCCCGGAGCTGCTGTGGAGCCCGGACCCGGAGCAGGTCCCGCAGAGCGAGATCGTGGCCTTCGCCACCTGGGTGCGCGACGAGCGGGGTGCCCCGGTCACCGACGTCACCGACTACGAGCAGCTGCACGCCTGGTCGGTCGCCGACACCGAGGGCTTTTGGTCCGCCGTCGCCGAGTACTGCGGGGTGCTGTTCCACGACCACCCGACGGCCACCCTGGGCTCGCGGGAGATGCCCGGCGCCCGGTGGTTCCCGGGCGCGACGCTGAACTACGCCGAGCACGCGCTCACCCCCGCCCCCGGCCGGGCCGACGACGACGTGGCCGTCGAGTTCGCCCGCGAGGACGGGCTGGAGCGCACCGTCACCCACGCCGAGCTGCGCGAGGAGGTCGCGCGGGCCCGCGCCGGGCTGGTCCGGGCCGGGGTCGGCGCCGGTGACCGGGTCGTGGCGCTGGCGCCGAACTCGGTGGAGACCCTGGTCGCGTTCCTGGCCACGGCCAGCCTGGGCGCGATCTGGTCGTCCTGCTCGCCGGACTTCGGGGCCCGCGCGGTGCACGACCGGTTCGCCCAGATCGAGCCCGCCGTCCTGATCACCGTGGACGGGTACCGCTACAACGGCAAGGGCTACGACATCCGGGAGAACGTGGCGAGCCTGCAGCGGCAGATGCCGTCGCTGCGCGAGACCGTCCTGGTGCCCTACCTGGACCCCGGGGCGAGCCTGGACGGGACGACGTCGTGGGCGGAGTTCACGGCCGTCACCGCCCCGCTGGAGTTCACCGCGGTGCCGTTCGACCACCCGCTGTGGGTCCTCTACTCCTCGGGGACCACCGGGCTGCCGAAGGGCATCGTGCACGGGCACGGCGGGATCGTCGTCGAGCACCTGAAGGCGATGCGCCTGCAGCACGGCCTGGGGCCGGGGGACCGGTTCTTCTGGTTCACCACCACCGGCTGGATGATGTGGAACTTCCTCGTCGGCGGCCTGCTGGCCGGCGCGACGGTGGTGCTGTTCGACGGCAGCCCCGGGCACCCCGACCTCGGCGCGCTGTGGGCGCTCGCGGCGAAGCACCGGGTGTCGCTGTTCGGGGTGTCGGCGCCCTACATCCAGTCCTGCATGAAGGCCGGCCTGCGCCCCGGCGACGACCACGACCTGTCGCAGATGCGGGCGCTCGGCTCCACCGGCGCCCCGCTCTCGGTCGAGGGCTTCCGCTGGATCGGTGACGCGGCGGGCCGGCACATCCAGATCTGCTCGGTCTCCGGCGGCACCGACGTGTGCGCGGCGTTCCTGACCAGCGCGCCGACCGTCGGGGTGTGGCTGGGGGAGCTGTCCTGCGCGGCGCTGGGTGCCGACGTCCGGTCCTACGGCGAGGACGGCACCGACCTGCTCGACGACGTCGGCGAGCTGGTCATCACCGGCCCGACCCCGTCGATGCCGGTGATGTTCTGGAACGACCCGGACGGCAGCCGCCTGCGCGAGTCCTACTTCGAGGACTTCCCGGGCCGGTGGCGGCACGGCGACTGGGTGCGGCGCACCCCGCGGAACTCGTTCGTGATCTACGGGCGGTCGGACTCGACGCTGAACCGCGGCGGCGTCCGGATGGGGACGGCGGACTTCTACTCGGTCGTCGAGGGCCTGGACGGGATCGCCGACTCGCTGGTGATCGACACCACCGCGCTCGGGGCCCGGGAGGAGGGCGCGCTGCTGTGCTTCCTCGTGCTCGACGAGGGGGTGGAGCTGCCCGACGTCGAGCCCGCCCTGCGGTCGGCGCTGCGCTCCGAGCTCTCGCCCCGGCACGTCCCGGACCGGTTCGTGGTGGTCGACGCGGTGCCGCGGACGCTGAACGGCAAGAAGTGCGAGGTGCCCGTCAAGAAGATCCTCTCCGGGGCCGACCCGGAGAAGGCGGTGTCGGCCGGAGCGCTGCAGAACCCGGACGCGCTGACCCCGTTCATCGAGCTGGCGGGGCGCTGA